One stretch of Ipomoea triloba cultivar NCNSP0323 chromosome 8, ASM357664v1 DNA includes these proteins:
- the LOC116027194 gene encoding TMV resistance protein N-like, with protein sequence MATQTFNLESFTWDFDVFLSSRGEDTSKTFTDHLHLALCESGLNTFRDNEEERREGGFLSPELKGAIESSRISVIVLSKDYASSGVCLDELVQIVECKEKGKLMVFPVFYDVDPSQVRRQSGDYGVAFATHEQRFGASDKVQNWRDALTKVGNLSGWDLGDVADGYESKFIDAIIKEVQLVVSRVPMCVPKHVVGLESRVEHVVQFMCGEPKNDIRMIGIYGMGGIGKTTLAKAVYNKLFGYFERSCFIEIRSDILEQKNYGIKVLQEELLKNLLRKEIKVGSEAEGIMLIKLWLQAKKCLIVLDNLEHLDQFNALCGERDWFGAGSRLILTTRVADVLKNLKKDEHYEAKELNSEESLQLFSLHAFRGLALPKEEFIGLSHGIVTYCGGLPLALEVIGAYLSDKLKEEWIITFEKLKRIPRNDIQNKLKISFDGLPDDRTKALFLDLVCFPHVIFKDTLIQIVEAMGYFAAIEIRRLVDKCLINYYDSQISMHSLIREMGREVVRLESPNNPGERSRLWCSRDIHNVLIGHKGTPKVQVIVANSPMENMSYDTRAFKNMENLRLLQIDHIHLHGNFKNLFKELKCLLWNHCPLKYMPSNFHLKKLVHLELLASSLKKFVAPLKYFQGLKSLDLSFSKRLTRTPDFGGVQNLESLSFAFCSSLMKVDSSIGGLGRLVRLDFTDCVKLKKLPNSLCQLRSLQELDVSNCLKLEELPEELGKLISLVSLVLESTTFYYLPSSVTSLASLKHLYLDESNIRGLPANLSHLSKLEKIMLADCKNLEMLPELPPSLGQLWASNCKSMEKLPNLSNLAKLRQLDLRNCRKLKDIQGLENLHSLEDIELRGVHIERPA encoded by the exons ATGGCCACCCAAACATTCAATCTTGAATCTTTCACATGGGATTTCGATGTGTTCTTGAGCTCCAGAGGCGAGGACACTAGCAAAACCTTCACCGATCACCTTCATCTTGCGCTATGTGAATCCGGGCTAAACACATTCAGGGACAACGAGGAGGAGCGCAGAGAGGGCGGATTTCTTTCGCCTGAGCTCAAGGGAGCGATTGAAAGCTCGAGAATCTCCGTGATAGTTCTCTCCAAAGACTATGCCTCCTCTGGGGTGTGCCTTGACGAACTTGTGCAAATCGTCGAGTGCAAGGAGAAGGGAAAACTGATGGTTTTTCCGGTTTTTTACGACGTTGATCCTTCCCAAGTTCGCCGGCAAAGTGGCGACTACGGCGTGGCCTTCGCTACGCACGAACAGCGTTTTGGGGCAAGCGATAAGGTTCAGAATTGGAGAGATGCTCTCACTAAAGTTGGAAATTTGTCGGGATGGGATTTGGGAGACGTCGCCGATGG ATATGAATCAAAGTTCATTGATGCAATCATCAAAGAGGTCCAATTGGTAGTAAGCCGGGTGCCGATGTGTGTTCCCAAGCATGTAGTAGGACTTGAATCCCGGGTTGAGCACGTGGTCCAGTTCATGTGTGGAGAACCCAAGAACGATATTCGCATGATTGGAATCTATGGTATGGGAGGGATTGGAAAAACAACTCTTGCCAAAGCTGTATATAACAAACTTTTTGGGTACTTTGAGAGAAGTTGCTTTATTGAGATTAGATCAGACATTTTAGAGCAAAAAAACTATGGGATAAAAGTCTTACAAGAAGAGCTTCTTAAGAATCTTCTAAGAAAGGAGATTAAAGTTGGCAGTGAAGCTGAAGGGATCATGTTGATCAAACTGTGGCTTCAAGCAAAAAAATGTCTCATTGTTCTTGATAATTTGGAGCATCTCGATCAATTTAATGCCTTGTGTGGTGAACGAGATTGGTTCGGTGCAGGAAGTAGACTTATTTTAACAACGAGAGTTGCAGATGTgctgaaaaatttaaaaaaagatgaACATTATGAAGCCAAGGAATTGAATAGTGAGGAATCGTTGCAGCTCTTTAGCCTACATGCATTTAGAGGGCTAGCATTACCAAAAGAAGAATTTATTGGGCTTTCACATGGCATCGTGACTTACTGTGGGGGACTACCCTTAGCTCTTGAAGTGATAGGGGCGTATTTGTCTGataaattgaaggaagaatggATTATTACTtttgagaaattgaagagaatacCTCGTAATGACAttcaaaataaacttaaaatcaGTTTTGATGGGCTTCCAGATGATCGTACAAAAGCTCTTTTTCTTGATCTTGTTTGTTTCCCCCATGTCATTTTCAAAGATACACTTATTCAAATTGTTGAGGCCATGGGGTATTTTGCGGCCATCGAAATTCGACGCTTGGTCGATAAGTGCTTGATAAACTATTATGATTCTCAAATTAGTATGCATAGTTTAATTCGAGAAATGGGAAGAGAAGTAGTTCGTTTGGAGTCGCCCAACAACCCAGGTGAACGTAGTCGATTGTGGTGTTCCCGTGATATCCACAATGTGCTTATAGGACATAAG GGTACACCAAAGGTTCAGGTAATTGTGGCAAACTCTCCCATGGAAAATATGAGTTATGATACAAGAGCCTTTAAGAATATGGAGAATTTAAGATTGCTCCAAATCGACCATATCCATCTACATGGAAACTTCAAAAATCTTTTCAAGGAGCTCAAATGTTTGCTGTGGAATCACTGCCCTTTGAAATATATGCCATCCAATTTTCATCTTAAAAAGCTTGTACATCTGGAATTGCTGGCGAGTAgcttaaaaaaatttgtagcCCCTCTAAAG TATTTCCAAGGTCTCAAGTCTCTGGATCTCAGTTTTTCCAAACGTCTCACGAGGACTCCAGACTTTGGTGGCGTACAGAATCTTGAGAGTCTATCGTTTGCTTTTTGCTCGAGTTTGATGAAGGTGGATTCCTCAATTGGAGGCTTGGGGAGACTAGTTCGTTTAGATTTTACAGATTGTGTAAAGCTGAAGAAACTTCCGAATAGCCTTTGCCAATTGAGGTCACTTCAAGAACTCGATGTGTCCAACTGCCTAAAGCTAGAAGAATTGCCCGAGGAGCTGGGGAAGTTGATATCTCTCGTGTCCCTCGTGTTAGAAAGTACTACCTTTTACTATCTCCCTTCATCGGTTACAAGTTTAGCCTCACTGAAACATCTTTATCTTGACGAAAGCAATATACGTGGCCTGCCCGCCAACCTTTCTCATTTGTCCAAGCTTGAAAAAATCATGTTGGCTGATTGCAAGAACCTGGAGATGCTCCCTGAACTTCCTCCGAGTCTTGGACAACTTTGGGCCAGCAATTGCAAGTCTATGGAGAAACTACCAAACTTGTCAAATTTAGCAAAGTTGAGACAGTTGGACCTCAGAAATTGCAGAAAGTTGAAGGATATTCAGGGTTTGGAAAATCTTCATTCCCTAGAAGACATTGAGTTAAGAGGTGTTCACATAGAAAGGCCGGCCTGA
- the LOC116026985 gene encoding uncharacterized protein LOC116026985 has product MVNALFGELIGKTMEAYIDDMLVKSRSMRDHASDLRRSFEIMRRNRLRLNPTKCTFAVQTGKFLGFMMPRRGIEPNPAKVKAIMDMRPPTTVREVQQLTGRLAALSRFLSKLAERAHPFFQTLKKTSAFAWTDECQRAFAPIVLSRPEPGEELQIYLSASDRAISAVLCRTDPGGVQRPVYYISHALQGLELRYSRLEKFSIEYTPRPAIKGQALADFVVECSARDTSGTTTVEPILAEWEIATDGSSSKQGDGAGIVLTSSEGFKVYYALSLSFLPTNNEAEYETFIAGLCYARSLGARHVRIRTGSALVVGQVTGAFEAKGERLARYRDHTISIMGSFDACVAKHIPRAENADADMLSRLLHEASEYISKVARVEELSTACIDVLPVAPVDDDVDEWITDLRLYLETGTLPENGQRARKVKLRAPRFQIVDNRLYRRSYGGPLMRCLSRFEAELVMTELHSGLCSAHQGGQALARRIMLIVQLVTDNGKQFEGEYFQNFLATVGTRSIRSSVAYLQGNGQVENANQTILEGLKKKLHSTGRSWADELPYILWSYRTTPREATKETPFALVYGTEARLPVEAWIPTSRERVYDENSNDSLMVTELDSLEERRDAAAQRIEEYQKKLKAYRDPKARPRYFQVGDYVLRERQASKPLEGGKLAQSWEGPYVISAVVRPGTYRLETTTGRPVDRIWNSQHLIHFYH; this is encoded by the exons ATGGTGAACGCCCTATTCGGAGAGCTGATCGGCAAAACGATGGAGGCCTATATCGATGACATGCTGGTAAAGAGCAGGAGTATGCGCGATCACGCTTCCGACTTGAGACGAAGCTTTGAAATCATGAGGCGTAACCGGTTGAGGCTCAACCCGACAAAATGCACGTTCGCTGTACAGACTGGGAAGTTCCTTGGGTTCATGATGCCAAGGAGAGGGATCGAGCCGAACCCCGCAAAAGTGAAAGCGATCATGGACATGAGGCCGCCGACCACGGTCCGGGAAGTCCAACAATTGACCGGCCGGTTGGCCGCCCTGAGTCGTTTCCTCTCGAAACTCGCCGAGCGGGCTCACCCGTTCTTCCAAACGCTGAAGAAGACGTCCGCCTTCGCATGGACTGACGAGTGTCAAAGGGCTTTCGCGCCGATAGTGTTGTCCAGACCAGAGCCCGGTGAGGAATTGCAGATTTATCTCTCCGCGTCGGATCGTGCAATCAGTGCAGTGCTTTGCCGAACCGACCCTGGAGGGGTACAGCGCCCGGTTTATTACATTAGCCACGCCCTCCAAGGTCTCGAGCTACGGTACTCCAGGCTGGAAAAG TTTTCGATTGAATACACACCGAGACCGGCCATTAAGGGGCAGGCCCTAGCAGACTTCGTCGTGGAATGCTCGGCGAGAGACACCAGTGGGACGACCACCGTTGAACCGATCCTGGCAGAGTGGGAGATCGCGACGGACGGGTCAAGTTCTAAGCAAGGCGACGGCGCTGGAATAGTACTCACTAGCTCGGAGGGCTTTAAAGTCTACTACGCCTTGTCGCTCTCTTTTTTGCCGACCAACAACGAAGCGGAGTACGAAACTTTCATAGCCGGCCTATGCTACGCCCGTTCCCTGGGGGCCCGACATGTGAGGATCCGAACCGGATCGGCCTTGGTCGTCGGACAAGTCACCGGCGCTTTCGAGGCGAAGGGAGAACGGTTAGCCCGGTACCGTGATCACACCATATCTATTATGGGATCGTTTGATGCGTGCGTTGCCAAGCACATCCCGCGGGCTGAAAATGCGGACGCTGACATGCTATCCCGGTTATTGCACGAAGCCTCGGAATACATATCCAAGGTGGCCCGGGTGGAGGAGCTATCGACTGCTTGCATTGATGTGTTGCCCGTGGCCCCGGTGGATGATGACGTTGACGAGTGGATCACTGACCTTCGGCTGTACTTAGAAACCGGAACCTTACCGGAGAACGGGCAGAGGGCCAGGAAAGTGAAGCTACGCGCACCCCGGTTTCAGATAGTCGACAACCGCCTATACCGACGGTCGTATGGAGGGCCGTTGATGAGATGTTTGTCCCGGTTCGAGGCTGAATTAGTGATGACCGAGCTGCACTCCGGACTTTGCTCCGCTCATCAGGGGGGCCAGGCCTTGGCAAGAAGAATTATGTTGATCG TACAGTTGGTGACCGACAACGGAAAGCAGTTCGAGGGCGAATATTTTCAGAACTTTCTGGCGACGGTCGGCACCAGATCGATTCGGTCTTCCGTGGCGTACCTCCAGGGGAACGGCCAGGTCGAAAATGCAAACCAGACCATTTTGGAGGGGCTCAAGAAGAAGCTGCATTCGACCGGGCGAAGCTGGGCGGACGAGCTCCCATATATCTTATGGTCGTACCGGACTACACCCCGAGAGGCTACGAAAGAAACCCCTTTTGCTTTAGTCTACGGTACTGAGGCCCGCCTGCCGGTGGAGGCTTGGATACCGACCTCCCGGGAGCGAGTTTACGATGAGAACAGCAACGACTCCTTGATGGTCACCGAGCTGGATTCCCTGGAAGAAAGGAGAGACGCTGCGGCCCAGAGGATCGAGGAGTACCAGAAGAAATTGAAGGCGTACCGTGACCCTAAGGCGCGCCCCCGGTACTTTCAGGTCGGGGACTACGTGCTGCGAGAGAGACAGGCCAGCAAGCCGCTCGAGGGCGGGAAGTTGGCCCAGAGTTGGGAGGGGCCATACGTTATTTCGGCCGTCGTGAGACCGGGCACTTACCGGCTCGAAACCACTACCGGCAGGCCGGTCGACCGCATTTGGAACTCCCAgcatttaattcatttttatcaTTAG